The DNA sequence CTTTGAAAATCCCAGACCAAACCCACATCCCCCAAACCGACTGGATAGTTAAAACCTACGTTCTCCCTTTATCCGAACTTCCTGCTGGTTGGGAGAAAAACCCCGACCCCTGGCGTGCTTTTCTGGACCGGTGGAAAATTTCGGGTTCCATCAAACTGAGATCTCGCCGTCCTGGAGATCGTTTCCGGCCGATGGGCCTCAGAGGTGGCAGCAAGAGCCTCCATGAGTTCATGATTGACGAAAAAATCCCCCAATATCTGCGGGATAGGTGGCCTCTGCTGGCAGACGAAGAAAAAATCCTGTGGGTAGTAGGCCACCACATATCCGAAGAAGCAGCCATCACTTCTCAAACAAAAGAAGTTCTAGTGGTGCAGATTTCCAGAGATTCTGATTGAGGGGGTAATCTCTTTGGGCCGACTTTCAACCCCCATTTTCAACCGCACAAAAGAGACAAAACTAACCGAAAAGGCCAGGATATGCCGCAGTTTTTGGGAAAAGGGTCTGGGGTTCATGTTCCGCTGCTCTATTGAGCCTGATGAAATCCTCCTTTTCGTGATGGGGAAAGAAACCCGGCTTGGGTCCGGGGTCCACATGCTATTTGTCTTCACCCCATTGGCGGTGATATGGCTTAACCGGGAGAGGAGAGTAGTGGATAAAACCTTTGCCAGGCCCTTCGTCCCTTGGTATTTTCCT is a window from the Anaerolineae bacterium genome containing:
- a CDS encoding DUF192 domain-containing protein, which codes for MGRLSTPIFNRTKETKLTEKARICRSFWEKGLGFMFRCSIEPDEILLFVMGKETRLGSGVHMLFVFTPLAVIWLNRERRVVDKTFARPFVPWYFPSCPAVYLLEGPVELLSKVEVGDELAFEIP